From a region of the Methanolobus tindarius DSM 2278 genome:
- a CDS encoding DUF2769 domain-containing protein translates to MGSVKKSKDNLSKCICIKCPSYSFACKVKAIPESAINILKGDIENAEHIEGLFCAFGKSKCIEEKKGCICPDCEVYKENMLNEMYFCL, encoded by the coding sequence ATGGGGAGTGTAAAAAAAAGCAAAGATAATTTAAGTAAATGCATATGCATTAAATGTCCAAGTTATTCATTTGCATGCAAAGTGAAAGCTATACCTGAAAGTGCCATTAATATTTTAAAAGGTGATATAGAAAATGCAGAACACATTGAAGGACTATTCTGCGCTTTTGGAAAGAGTAAATGTATTGAAGAGAAAAAAGGCTGTATATGCCCTGATTGTGAAGTTTACAAGGAGAATATGCTGAATGAAATGTATTTCTGCCTTTAA
- a CDS encoding HD domain-containing protein — protein sequence MRKPMIIHDPVHKTIILDEFEQMVLNTKHVQRLRNIQQLGLVDHVYPGANHTRFEHSIGTMHMASVIGRSLSLEDEDIRKIRLAGLLHDVGHSAFSHAVENVLKRNPQLQPVIEEKKFIKHEAFSKDIISRILPEDTYIAGYVESEFGTDAFDFFDEISKIATGDSISISKPYLAQVIAGDVDADRIDFLLRDSYHTGVSFGLIDVDQIISSLIIKDENIVLGSTDGSSYGNDMALTAAESMLISRAHHYTAIIHNPKTQAARVMLLYALEDALEQFKNKSGMDAAKDEIVRFFTEYDDGDLLNFIRSNASEKSLILLDNLREGRLYEPVARLSQKILRPSTRMSLSTIARHGVATKRLETRLAKELGDVLVDLTVASGVPKSMRIAMDDEDGFFYDESALANGLVRAISRQLSLTAFSHPDAVINKDSSAVLSELRRIVDDLSPRLLHYTREDQYLPIEGIILLFYAVHSIFVDEKPGFVSIPRLRHITWLYRTIQKLGTFPRLKNLFDYSFHERYRFPYSEKVFEDIQVLVAMGIVDEDLRYYEKDGRFRQSYEYVLTWEGVEYAGTLADAYRPEFEEMMSHLSMIKHSIKRDIVTIPSNRYVAKKRSIGVK from the coding sequence ATGCGAAAACCCATGATTATCCATGACCCTGTACACAAGACCATCATACTCGATGAGTTCGAGCAGATGGTGCTGAACACAAAACATGTCCAGAGGCTCAGGAATATTCAGCAGCTTGGACTCGTGGATCATGTCTACCCTGGTGCCAATCACACTCGTTTTGAACACAGCATCGGCACAATGCACATGGCATCTGTCATAGGTCGTTCACTCTCACTTGAAGATGAGGATATTCGTAAAATAAGACTTGCAGGTCTTCTGCATGACGTAGGTCATTCTGCATTCTCACATGCTGTGGAGAATGTGCTTAAACGTAACCCTCAGTTACAGCCTGTAATTGAAGAGAAGAAATTCATTAAACACGAAGCTTTTTCAAAAGACATTATTTCCCGGATACTGCCGGAGGATACTTATATTGCAGGATATGTAGAGTCGGAATTTGGGACAGATGCGTTCGACTTTTTTGATGAGATCTCAAAAATTGCAACCGGTGATTCCATTTCTATTTCAAAACCATATCTGGCACAGGTCATTGCAGGTGATGTGGACGCAGACAGGATAGATTTCCTGCTGCGTGACTCATATCATACGGGTGTCTCATTCGGACTTATTGATGTAGATCAGATAATCAGCAGTCTAATAATAAAGGATGAAAATATCGTTCTGGGAAGCACGGATGGTTCAAGTTATGGAAATGATATGGCTTTAACTGCTGCAGAATCCATGCTTATATCCCGTGCTCATCACTATACAGCCATTATCCATAATCCTAAAACCCAGGCTGCAAGGGTAATGCTTCTCTATGCACTCGAAGATGCACTTGAACAATTCAAAAATAAATCCGGAATGGATGCAGCAAAAGATGAAATTGTCCGCTTTTTCACAGAATATGATGACGGCGACCTTCTCAATTTCATAAGGTCAAATGCGTCTGAAAAATCACTTATTTTACTTGATAATCTTCGTGAAGGCAGGTTGTACGAACCTGTTGCAAGGCTCAGTCAGAAGATACTCCGACCATCGACCCGGATGTCACTTTCAACAATTGCCCGTCATGGCGTGGCTACTAAGAGACTTGAAACAAGGCTTGCAAAGGAACTTGGTGACGTGCTTGTGGATCTGACTGTTGCTTCAGGTGTTCCAAAAAGTATGCGCATTGCAATGGATGATGAGGATGGCTTCTTCTATGATGAGTCTGCACTTGCCAATGGTCTGGTTCGTGCAATATCGCGCCAGCTCTCACTTACAGCATTTTCACATCCAGATGCTGTCATCAATAAAGATTCGTCTGCTGTACTCTCAGAACTTCGCAGGATTGTGGACGATCTTTCTCCAAGACTTCTGCATTATACAAGGGAGGATCAATATCTTCCAATAGAGGGTATAATTCTGTTATTCTATGCCGTTCACAGTATTTTCGTAGATGAAAAACCGGGATTTGTTTCAATTCCAAGGTTAAGGCACATTACATGGCTTTATCGCACTATTCAGAAACTTGGTACTTTCCCAAGACTCAAAAATCTATTTGATTATTCTTTCCATGAACGTTATAGATTCCCGTATTCTGAAAAGGTCTTTGAGGATATTCAAGTTCTTGTTGCCATGGGTATAGTTGATGAGGACCTTCGTTATTATGAAAAAGATGGAAGGTTCCGGCAGAGTTATGAATATGTGCTTACATGGGAAGGAGTTGAATATGCAGGCACACTAGCAGATGCATATCGTCCGGAATTTGAGGAAATGATGTCTCATCTTTCAATGATCAAACATTCTATCAAAAGGGATATAGTTACTATCCCGTCAAACAGGTACGTAGCTAAAAAACGGTCCATAGGTGTAAAATAA
- a CDS encoding DUF6951 family protein — translation MSEFTVNSTVCDFVHKVRGVKDGKTIIVDIETPCEKIKKISHMEVPMMEILDIKNNYVIDRAHEAGCSANCLVPCAVINLCRMEAGFLAKSLVKKSGGLSIEFDEV, via the coding sequence TTGTCTGAATTTACAGTAAATTCCACAGTTTGTGATTTTGTGCACAAGGTGCGCGGTGTTAAAGATGGAAAAACAATCATTGTTGATATTGAAACTCCGTGTGAAAAAATAAAAAAGATCTCTCATATGGAAGTTCCGATGATGGAAATTCTGGACATAAAAAATAATTATGTAATTGACAGGGCACATGAAGCCGGATGTTCTGCAAATTGTCTTGTTCCCTGTGCAGTAATTAATCTCTGCAGAATGGAAGCAGGTTTCCTTGCAAAATCCCTTGTTAAAAAATCAGGTGGACTTAGCATTGAATTCGATGAGGTTTAA
- a CDS encoding sugar phosphate isomerase/epimerase family protein, translating to MILGASSFAGSFSEIASELQSVELYMPKLGVYKDSILQKDILESLLDELSVCDLKTSLHAPYFADVPTYPKDVVVDMASMGEREFRLIRESIDLASRLGSGAIVLHPGRFGCEDDRESCFNKMIDNLKTLASDAQDSGVMLGLENKEGTSTGNLCCNAEELVRAVEAVNSDNLGATFDIGHANLTCGGDSNKLREFANTLAPYVIHVHVHDNGGVWTDEYDGDQHLAPGEGTIDYTVLKELKNENYKGIFNMEVFSMDDVRTGKTTIMEALK from the coding sequence ATGATACTTGGTGCATCTTCTTTTGCAGGCAGTTTTTCTGAAATCGCTTCTGAATTGCAGTCAGTTGAGCTTTACATGCCAAAACTTGGAGTGTATAAGGACTCAATCCTCCAGAAGGATATTCTTGAATCATTACTTGACGAGCTTTCAGTCTGTGACCTTAAAACCTCTCTTCATGCTCCTTATTTTGCAGACGTGCCAACCTATCCGAAGGATGTAGTAGTTGACATGGCGTCAATGGGCGAAAGAGAATTCCGTCTTATACGTGAATCCATTGATCTGGCATCCAGATTAGGTTCCGGCGCAATAGTATTACATCCCGGTAGATTTGGATGTGAGGATGACCGTGAATCATGTTTCAACAAAATGATAGATAACCTGAAAACTCTTGCATCAGACGCGCAAGATTCTGGGGTAATGCTCGGTCTTGAAAATAAGGAAGGAACATCAACCGGAAATTTGTGTTGCAATGCCGAAGAACTGGTACGTGCAGTTGAGGCTGTGAATTCTGACAATCTTGGCGCCACTTTTGACATAGGTCATGCGAATCTTACATGCGGCGGGGACAGTAACAAGCTCAGGGAGTTTGCTAACACTCTGGCCCCATATGTTATTCATGTTCATGTGCACGATAACGGTGGAGTCTGGACTGATGAATATGATGGTGATCAGCATCTGGCTCCCGGGGAAGGTACTATAGATTATACTGTCTTAAAGGAATTGAAAAATGAGAATTATAAAGGAATATTCAATATGGAGGTTTTCTCCATGGATGATGTGCGCACTGGAAAAACTACAATAATGGAAGCTCTGAAGTAA
- a CDS encoding universal stress protein — MKLLIPTDGSVYSSNAAKVAAEIALNHDYKLVVLHVVPDKGFSRKTWQNKGADSVISIITDILIEAGCDENRIESIIEDGNAPEKIVEIARNESVDRIVIGTQGKSGIKKIVGSVTEKVLQTSDALVLVVPPNYNV; from the coding sequence ATGAAACTACTCATCCCAACTGACGGTTCAGTGTATTCATCAAATGCCGCGAAGGTGGCTGCAGAGATAGCTTTGAACCATGATTATAAACTTGTAGTCCTCCACGTTGTCCCTGACAAGGGATTTTCCAGAAAGACCTGGCAAAATAAAGGAGCTGATAGTGTAATTTCCATTATCACAGACATCCTCATTGAAGCAGGATGTGATGAAAATAGAATCGAGAGTATAATAGAAGATGGAAACGCACCTGAAAAAATAGTTGAAATTGCCAGAAATGAGAGTGTAGACCGAATAGTCATCGGAACACAGGGAAAGAGCGGGATTAAAAAAATAGTAGGATCAGTAACCGAAAAAGTGCTTCAGACATCTGACGCACTTGTTCTTGTGGTACCACCTAACTATAATGTGTAA
- a CDS encoding signal recognition particle protein Srp19 encodes MKDRGKLVIWPAYIDKTKSRKDGRIVSRKTSVESPTITEINQAAAKLGMNPEVEADKAYPRSWWENKGRVLIDNTAPKTHHCRRICAAIKEMRS; translated from the coding sequence ATGAAAGACAGGGGTAAACTGGTCATCTGGCCGGCATACATCGATAAGACCAAATCCAGGAAGGACGGTCGTATTGTTTCCAGAAAGACCTCTGTGGAATCCCCTACAATTACTGAAATAAACCAGGCCGCAGCAAAGCTTGGAATGAATCCTGAAGTTGAAGCAGACAAAGCCTATCCTCGTAGCTGGTGGGAGAATAAGGGCAGGGTACTTATTGATAATACTGCACCCAAAACTCATCACTGTAGAAGAATATGCGCAGCTATCAAGGAAATGCGTTCCTGA
- a CDS encoding tRNA (adenine-N1)-methyltransferase, which translates to MLIGELVLLKTSHRDRVKEFIAKVSDDQLHTNFGIIELSSLVDKELGDIVVSHMGQEFTIQRPKMPDFFRHAKRTGAPMMPKDIGMIIAYTGLNKNDVVLDAGTGSGILTMYLGSIAKRVVTYEVNEEFMKVAAKNVQSADLDNVELRCGNIVDEIKNIDEKFDVITLDTQNTKDVIPNVKNVLYPGGFIATYSPFFEQTKEIRDALDAEGFDEVMTMEFTEREISFSSRGTRPSTSKVGHTGFITIARA; encoded by the coding sequence ATGTTAATAGGTGAGTTGGTTTTGCTGAAGACTTCCCATAGGGACAGGGTCAAAGAGTTCATCGCAAAAGTATCCGATGATCAGCTGCACACGAATTTTGGAATAATTGAGCTATCATCTCTTGTGGACAAGGAACTCGGGGATATAGTTGTCTCTCATATGGGTCAGGAGTTCACAATTCAACGTCCAAAAATGCCGGATTTCTTCAGGCATGCAAAAAGAACCGGGGCTCCTATGATGCCAAAGGATATTGGCATGATTATTGCTTATACCGGTCTTAACAAGAATGACGTAGTGCTCGATGCAGGGACAGGTTCCGGAATTCTTACAATGTACCTTGGTTCAATTGCAAAACGAGTTGTTACATATGAAGTGAATGAAGAATTCATGAAGGTTGCAGCCAAGAATGTGCAAAGTGCTGACCTTGATAATGTGGAACTTCGCTGTGGTAATATTGTTGATGAAATTAAGAACATTGATGAAAAGTTCGACGTCATTACTCTTGATACTCAGAACACCAAAGATGTCATTCCAAATGTAAAGAATGTACTTTATCCTGGTGGCTTCATTGCAACGTATTCTCCGTTCTTTGAGCAGACAAAGGAAATTCGTGACGCACTTGATGCTGAAGGCTTTGATGAAGTCATGACAATGGAATTCACTGAACGTGAAATCTCATTTTCTTCAAGAGGAACTCGTCCTTCTACATCAAAAGTAGGTCATACGGGCTTCATAACAATTGCAAGAGCATGA
- a CDS encoding glutaredoxin family protein, whose product MTAMPVDCFFQYGIVVPLQNVTNIIVYLYTIEGREKMVEVVIYTTQTCPKCEQLKKVLTSKGVAFATADMSTPEALTELKFNGVFTMTAPVLQIGDEFLTHKELFSGPDVNLEALGSIL is encoded by the coding sequence ATGACTGCAATGCCGGTTGATTGCTTTTTTCAATATGGCATTGTGGTTCCTCTCCAGAATGTGACTAATATAATAGTTTATTTATATACAATCGAGGGACGCGAGAAAATGGTTGAAGTGGTTATATATACAACACAGACTTGCCCGAAATGCGAGCAATTAAAAAAGGTACTTACTTCAAAAGGAGTTGCATTTGCAACAGCAGATATGTCTACTCCTGAAGCTTTGACCGAACTAAAATTCAATGGTGTTTTCACCATGACTGCCCCGGTACTCCAGATCGGCGATGAGTTTTTAACTCATAAGGAACTGTTCAGTGGTCCTGACGTGAACCTGGAAGCATTGGGCAGCATACTCTAA
- a CDS encoding peptidase U32 family protein produces the protein MKLYAPHVGHLEGLEELLTGSNDIYGIYMAGTPDYVGTGRTNLSSPGLEEIAEQTAYAHEKGMKMEVVLNSSCMGGQHLTAEGYNRINWYFTQLHNIGVDAVTVAEPYFVEMLSRDFDMEVVVSVLSFVDSPQKAEFYEGLGADTIVIDPVVNRDFDKLEAIRDSVSCDLKLLVNEGCLYQCPLRYAHFNFFSHANGPGPKLNVLDDYYYYKCLSLRIKDPQQLIKSPWIRPEDLKEYKHITDTFKIGGRTHFPNWILNNVQAYANESYDGNLMDLLDCPRDIRDLFYIPNKELDGAINQWKQCSKVCSKCGYCKRLAEKILKVYSTEDGENILKPLKCDGGQ, from the coding sequence ATGAAACTATATGCCCCCCATGTGGGACACCTTGAAGGACTGGAGGAACTGCTTACCGGTTCCAATGATATTTACGGCATTTATATGGCGGGCACACCTGACTATGTTGGTACCGGAAGGACAAACTTAAGCTCACCAGGACTGGAGGAGATAGCAGAGCAAACTGCCTATGCCCATGAAAAAGGCATGAAGATGGAAGTTGTCCTGAACAGTTCATGCATGGGCGGACAGCACCTTACAGCTGAAGGGTACAACCGTATTAACTGGTATTTCACTCAGCTACATAATATAGGCGTAGATGCAGTAACTGTTGCAGAGCCTTATTTTGTGGAAATGCTTTCCAGGGACTTTGATATGGAAGTTGTGGTTTCAGTCCTTTCATTTGTGGATTCGCCACAGAAGGCAGAGTTCTATGAAGGACTTGGTGCAGACACTATAGTAATAGATCCTGTTGTTAACAGGGACTTCGACAAACTTGAGGCAATCAGGGATTCCGTTTCATGTGACCTGAAACTTCTTGTGAACGAAGGCTGCCTTTACCAGTGTCCTCTGAGATATGCTCATTTCAATTTCTTCTCCCATGCAAACGGACCGGGGCCAAAACTGAATGTTCTGGATGATTACTACTATTATAAGTGTCTCTCACTCAGAATTAAAGATCCCCAGCAATTAATCAAATCCCCATGGATTAGGCCAGAGGATCTTAAGGAATACAAACATATTACTGATACATTCAAGATCGGAGGAAGAACTCACTTCCCCAACTGGATACTGAACAATGTGCAGGCATATGCAAATGAGTCATATGACGGAAATCTTATGGATCTGCTTGATTGTCCAAGAGACATAAGGGATCTTTTTTACATACCAAACAAAGAACTGGACGGCGCCATCAACCAGTGGAAACAGTGCAGTAAAGTTTGCAGTAAATGCGGATACTGTAAGAGACTTGCCGAAAAGATACTTAAAGTGTATTCCACAGAAGATGGAGAAAATATACTCAAGCCCCTGAAATGCGATGGAGGGCAATAA
- a CDS encoding DUF5402 family protein: MTITETLAKNRGDLENKLRNLLAKPVFILELDAFALPCGCKGATINTRGLQIDDLEIFEEHINEYLKNTSENLEVEPSFLFARLVPGTAEVASLNSRVLCNRCYMDFACGTGKQPRPDIYILNFSRRE; encoded by the coding sequence ATGACAATAACAGAAACATTAGCAAAGAACCGCGGTGATCTTGAGAACAAACTGAGAAACCTGCTGGCAAAACCTGTCTTTATATTAGAGCTGGATGCTTTTGCTCTTCCATGTGGTTGCAAGGGAGCTACAATAAACACAAGAGGGCTTCAAATTGATGACCTTGAAATTTTCGAGGAACACATTAATGAATACCTGAAAAATACTTCAGAGAATCTCGAAGTTGAACCATCATTTCTCTTTGCAAGACTTGTGCCTGGTACGGCAGAAGTAGCATCCCTTAACAGTAGAGTTCTTTGCAACAGATGCTACATGGATTTTGCATGCGGAACCGGCAAACAACCAAGACCAGACATATATATACTTAACTTCTCACGCAGGGAATAA
- the radB gene encoding DNA repair and recombination protein RadB, giving the protein MTEQLSSGCKPIDDLLGGGFEAGVVTQIFGEPGSGKTNLCLQLAVECVKNGKKAIYIDTEAISPNRFRQIAGENAKEIAQQIIIFEPHNFEEQYAAVKEIEKLISDKVGLILIDSATAFYRFELDQEESGIRTRRELANQIGLIHAIARKHRIVAVMTNQVYSDMAGGVRPIGGSGIEHISKTIIQLEKTGDGKRRAKLWKHRSLPEGGTCEFIITNEGVR; this is encoded by the coding sequence ATAACTGAACAATTAAGTTCCGGCTGCAAGCCTATTGATGATCTTTTAGGCGGAGGATTTGAAGCAGGTGTAGTCACACAGATATTTGGAGAACCAGGAAGCGGAAAGACAAATCTGTGTCTTCAGCTTGCAGTGGAATGTGTCAAAAACGGAAAAAAAGCCATCTATATAGACACCGAAGCTATTTCGCCGAACAGGTTCAGGCAGATTGCAGGAGAAAATGCAAAAGAGATAGCTCAGCAGATAATTATCTTTGAACCTCATAATTTTGAAGAACAATATGCAGCAGTAAAAGAGATAGAGAAGCTCATATCAGATAAAGTAGGGCTGATACTCATAGACTCTGCAACCGCTTTTTACAGATTCGAACTTGACCAGGAAGAATCCGGCATAAGGACAAGAAGAGAGCTTGCAAACCAGATAGGACTGATACATGCCATTGCACGCAAACACAGAATAGTTGCTGTTATGACAAATCAGGTTTACAGCGACATGGCAGGTGGAGTAAGACCCATAGGAGGCAGCGGGATAGAGCACATCTCAAAAACTATAATTCAGCTTGAAAAAACCGGAGACGGGAAAAGACGCGCAAAGCTCTGGAAACACCGCTCACTTCCAGAAGGTGGCACATGTGAATTTATCATCACCAATGAAGGGGTAAGGTAA
- a CDS encoding S-methyl-5-thioribose-1-phosphate isomerase — protein MRTIDWNDDSNSIVMIDQTLLPMEYKVIECKTLASLCEAIKSLRVRGAPALGAAGAYGIALAAILSSASDMEALIKDLNVAAKIIIATRPTAVNLAWGVERTISAISDAYDLNGIKDVVLAEAKNIADEDVATNKKLGKHGAKLLEDGDTVMTHCNAGKMACVDWGTALGVIRSAVEAGKDIKVIACETRPLNQGGRITTWELIQDNIDVTLISDSMSGHVMSKGMVDKVIVGADRITGDAVFNKIGTYTHSVLAREHEIPFFVAAPISTFDPNNWEDTVTIEQRDADELRFFKDVQIAPADVKVYNPAFDATPMENVTAVITEKGVFYPPFLLDELLA, from the coding sequence ATGAGAACCATAGACTGGAATGATGACTCTAATTCAATTGTAATGATAGACCAGACACTCCTCCCAATGGAGTACAAGGTCATTGAATGCAAAACGCTCGCTTCCCTTTGTGAAGCAATAAAGTCCCTGCGTGTGCGAGGAGCTCCTGCACTTGGAGCTGCCGGTGCCTATGGTATCGCACTTGCCGCAATCCTGAGCAGTGCAAGTGATATGGAAGCACTCATAAAAGATCTGAATGTTGCTGCAAAAATCATCATAGCAACAAGACCCACAGCAGTTAATCTTGCATGGGGTGTTGAAAGAACCATAAGTGCAATTTCAGATGCATACGACCTCAATGGAATCAAAGATGTGGTACTGGCAGAAGCTAAGAACATTGCTGATGAAGACGTTGCAACCAACAAGAAACTCGGAAAGCATGGGGCAAAATTGCTTGAAGATGGCGATACTGTTATGACACACTGCAACGCCGGAAAGATGGCATGTGTTGACTGGGGAACCGCACTTGGAGTTATTCGCTCTGCTGTAGAAGCAGGTAAAGATATCAAGGTCATTGCCTGTGAGACAAGACCGCTTAACCAGGGCGGCAGGATAACAACATGGGAACTCATACAGGACAATATTGACGTGACACTCATTTCTGACTCAATGTCAGGGCATGTTATGAGCAAAGGAATGGTAGACAAAGTAATTGTTGGAGCTGACAGGATTACAGGAGATGCAGTGTTCAACAAAATAGGAACCTATACGCATTCAGTCCTTGCAAGAGAACATGAGATTCCATTTTTTGTTGCAGCACCGATATCAACATTTGACCCGAACAACTGGGAAGACACTGTCACCATCGAACAGAGAGATGCAGACGAACTCCGCTTCTTTAAAGATGTGCAGATAGCACCAGCAGATGTTAAGGTTTACAATCCTGCATTTGATGCAACTCCTATGGAAAATGTCACTGCAGTAATTACAGAGAAAGGAGTATTTTACCCACCATTCCTGCTGGATGAACTCCTGGCATGA
- a CDS encoding restriction endonuclease → MKGTPYHYPPELLKVLIDVIPKLCKSKNDLILFFKGAGVSKQILKPHEDLLKNNRNEFNKYHASREILSAINEQGDKSLAARREVIKRVTEFEDFSVCWPNDQAAARGLVVQVRDMVNVKDAFTRMKIEKDEEKRKRIQQQQQTIVYEKEKRRNQIQAVKKELFSLFKEENAQKRGKALENVLNNLFVCYDMSVREAFTIKGKCGEGIIEQIDGLVELEGHLYLVEMKWWNSPIGTAEISPHLVRLFNRGGQTRGLFISYSNYTQPAITTCRDALSGGAAITLSTVKEIVKLLEDEKDLKVWLKTKINAAIIDKEPHIIVE, encoded by the coding sequence ATGAAAGGAACTCCATATCACTATCCACCCGAATTGCTGAAAGTACTAATCGATGTAATTCCAAAACTTTGTAAATCTAAGAATGACTTAATTTTATTTTTCAAAGGAGCAGGAGTTTCAAAACAGATATTAAAACCACATGAAGATTTATTGAAAAACAACAGAAATGAGTTCAATAAATATCATGCCTCACGTGAAATTCTTTCTGCAATAAATGAACAGGGAGATAAATCCCTTGCTGCAAGAAGAGAAGTGATTAAGCGCGTCACAGAATTTGAAGATTTCAGCGTTTGTTGGCCCAACGATCAAGCAGCTGCAAGAGGATTAGTTGTACAAGTACGCGACATGGTTAATGTAAAAGATGCATTCACAAGAATGAAGATAGAAAAAGATGAAGAGAAACGCAAGCGTATACAACAACAACAGCAAACGATAGTATATGAGAAAGAAAAAAGAAGAAATCAAATTCAAGCTGTAAAAAAAGAGTTGTTTTCTTTATTTAAAGAAGAAAATGCTCAAAAAAGAGGAAAAGCCCTTGAAAATGTACTAAATAACCTATTTGTCTGCTATGATATGTCCGTGAGAGAAGCCTTCACAATAAAAGGAAAGTGTGGCGAAGGAATTATTGAACAAATTGACGGACTCGTTGAGCTTGAAGGACATCTATACCTAGTAGAAATGAAGTGGTGGAACTCACCTATTGGCACAGCAGAGATATCCCCACATTTAGTACGCCTGTTTAATAGAGGAGGACAAACAAGAGGACTCTTTATATCCTACTCTAATTATACGCAACCTGCAATTACCACATGTAGAGATGCACTTAGTGGAGGTGCTGCCATAACATTATCCACGGTAAAAGAAATTGTAAAATTATTGGAAGACGAAAAAGATCTTAAAGTGTGGCTAAAAACAAAAATAAACGCTGCAATAATTGATAAAGAACCACACATCATTGTAGAGTAA
- a CDS encoding preprotein translocase subunit Sec61beta — MAQKKSSGNGLMSSAGLMRYYEADKRAIHVDPKTVVAVGIVVGLAILILDANFGMWPVV; from the coding sequence ATGGCACAAAAGAAATCCAGTGGCAATGGCTTGATGTCATCTGCCGGTCTTATGAGATATTACGAAGCCGACAAAAGAGCAATACATGTAGACCCAAAGACAGTTGTTGCTGTCGGTATTGTCGTTGGTCTTGCTATCCTTATACTTGATGCAAACTTTGGAATGTGGCCAGTAGTATAA
- a CDS encoding DUF5806 family protein, with translation MNKYQKFKKMNNKSYSDVTRFLKETTHLTAREWVISRMCADFKNISNHSEMTWIGENLPELVPFMDEQYSRQEVSNARASFKKKVQRSGTTFFYAYYAGLITQEEMLQIIHQMVKDIKKLMDTEGSEVPEEHATEVQMLVAEVLRNINESLDEDYY, from the coding sequence ATGAATAAGTACCAGAAATTCAAAAAGATGAATAACAAAAGTTATTCCGATGTAACTCGTTTTTTAAAAGAAACAACTCATCTTACAGCACGTGAATGGGTAATCTCCCGAATGTGTGCGGATTTCAAGAATATCTCCAATCACTCGGAAATGACATGGATAGGCGAGAACCTCCCCGAACTTGTTCCTTTCATGGATGAGCAGTATTCCAGGCAGGAAGTCTCAAACGCACGTGCATCATTCAAGAAAAAAGTCCAGCGTAGCGGTACAACATTCTTTTATGCTTATTATGCCGGACTTATAACACAGGAAGAAATGCTGCAGATAATTCATCAGATGGTAAAAGATATCAAAAAGCTAATGGACACCGAAGGCAGTGAAGTTCCTGAGGAACATGCAACTGAAGTTCAGATGCTTGTTGCCGAAGTGCTGAGAAATATCAATGAATCTCTGGATGAAGACTATTATTAA